In Selenomonas dianae, a genomic segment contains:
- a CDS encoding phage head closure protein, which produces MDASMSELRHRISVLRPVTDTDDEGNILSSSVQEVGKAWALVLPFAAKISDGYAEKVQEVDYRIVIRYRTDVRVTDRIRWGDKTLTLIAPPYPLGGKKRWLVLECRELVEDG; this is translated from the coding sequence ATGGACGCGTCCATGAGCGAACTGCGTCATCGCATTTCTGTCCTGCGTCCCGTGACGGATACGGACGATGAGGGAAATATCCTCTCATCATCTGTGCAGGAAGTCGGTAAAGCGTGGGCGCTCGTTTTGCCCTTTGCCGCAAAAATCTCCGACGGGTACGCCGAAAAGGTACAGGAGGTAGATTACCGCATTGTCATCCGCTACCGCACAGATGTCCGAGTGACGGATCGTATCCGTTGGGGTGACAAAACGCTCACACTGATTGCGCCGCCGTACCCGCTTGGCGGAAAGAAACGGTGGCTTGTTCTGGAATGCAGGGAGTTGGTGGAAGATGGCTAG
- a CDS encoding HK97 gp10 family phage protein — protein MARYRGFVSAEKIFSELGAEATAAAKEALAHGADDVVAEAKNRCPVYTGTDKRVVKGALRDSIHKRLRRKDGSVWRIAADAESQDGVFYGVLVEFSPRINRPFLYPALDAKKDGIRSAIVDAVRTAIRRRGK, from the coding sequence ATGGCTAGATACCGAGGTTTTGTCTCTGCCGAGAAGATCTTCTCGGAGCTTGGTGCAGAGGCGACGGCTGCGGCAAAGGAAGCACTCGCACATGGTGCGGACGATGTGGTCGCAGAGGCAAAGAACCGCTGTCCCGTCTATACGGGAACAGATAAGCGTGTGGTCAAAGGTGCGCTTCGCGACTCTATCCATAAGCGTCTGCGCCGAAAGGACGGCTCTGTTTGGCGCATCGCGGCAGATGCAGAGTCACAGGATGGCGTATTCTATGGCGTACTCGTTGAGTTCAGCCCGAGGATCAACCGCCCGTTTCTCTATCCCGCGCTCGATGCCAAGAAAGACGGCATTCGTTCTGCCATCGTCGATGCCGTGCGGACTGCAATTCGGAGGAGGGGGAAATGA
- the gp17 gene encoding tail completion protein gp17, which produces MSAAKIVYQALVRSKELTQLLAHGKKGIYHGRSPDAGTYPIIVYSVISDVPALSADGTELERRITVRIHILTKDGRFREIHKAVKSALLPLGFVRAQTQEFVEKDIFVEITDYRTAMEGE; this is translated from the coding sequence ATGAGTGCTGCCAAGATCGTGTATCAGGCACTTGTGCGCTCAAAGGAGCTGACGCAGCTTCTCGCTCACGGGAAGAAGGGCATCTACCACGGGCGCAGCCCTGACGCGGGAACATATCCTATCATCGTCTATTCCGTCATTTCGGATGTTCCCGCACTATCGGCAGACGGCACGGAACTGGAACGCCGAATCACGGTGCGTATCCATATTCTGACGAAGGATGGACGGTTTCGAGAGATTCATAAAGCCGTAAAAAGTGCGCTCCTGCCGCTCGGCTTTGTCCGTGCACAGACGCAGGAGTTTGTCGAGAAAGATATATTCGTTGAAATCACAGATTACAGAACAGCAATGGAGGGAGAATAA
- a CDS encoding major tail protein produces the protein MPSPTPAAKPAGNLTSGQFINIQKLHIAKMLTDVAGGVATYETPIPLGKLLRKVDIKPQTNQAELFADGQSVDTASNTASYDLTFDTAALPLEYVAYLLGHSIENGVMKAGKDDVAPYFAVLFQSDKRNGKKRFTKFYKVQFTEPSESGNSKQESIQFDTPTLTAKAIYRLSDGLSYAKADEEAAGFAAETGSKWYEQV, from the coding sequence ATGCCAAGTCCAACACCGGCAGCAAAGCCCGCAGGGAATCTTACGAGCGGGCAGTTCATCAACATCCAGAAACTTCATATCGCCAAGATGCTCACCGATGTGGCAGGAGGGGTAGCAACCTACGAGACTCCGATTCCGCTTGGGAAGCTGCTCCGCAAGGTGGACATCAAGCCGCAGACGAATCAGGCGGAGCTTTTCGCCGACGGACAGTCCGTGGATACGGCATCCAATACCGCATCCTACGATCTGACCTTTGATACTGCTGCTTTGCCGCTTGAGTATGTCGCGTATCTTTTGGGACACAGTATAGAGAACGGCGTGATGAAGGCGGGCAAGGACGATGTCGCACCGTATTTCGCCGTCCTCTTCCAGTCGGACAAGCGCAATGGGAAGAAGAGGTTCACCAAGTTCTACAAAGTCCAATTCACGGAACCCTCGGAATCCGGCAACTCGAAGCAGGAGAGCATTCAGTTCGACACGCCGACGCTTACGGCAAAGGCAATCTACCGTCTCTCGGACGGGCTGTCCTACGCCAAGGCAGATGAGGAGGCGGCGGGCTTTGCCGCAGAGACAGGCTCGAAGTGGTACGAGCAGGTCTGA
- the deoC gene encoding deoxyribose-phosphate aldolase, producing the protein MKQTKKAAEMTAKELARYIDQSVLKPEFTQEEIKKYTQEGIDFGCATICINPASLELVSKMVEGTDTGICVVCDFPFGLSTTESKAKQAEEYCSKYKIMDLDIVANYGQLRSGNLDYVTADIKAVVDVCHKYGTEVKVIIETDSLTKQQIIDGTKCAVAAGADYIKSSTGFYTGGECVGATPEVVQIMMDAGEGKIKVKGSGCIRTQEHFFKLIDMGIDRMGVGYRSTPDVLKK; encoded by the coding sequence ATGAAACAGACGAAGAAAGCTGCAGAGATGACCGCGAAGGAACTGGCACGCTACATTGACCAGTCTGTCCTGAAGCCGGAGTTCACGCAGGAGGAGATCAAGAAGTACACGCAGGAGGGAATCGACTTCGGCTGTGCGACGATCTGCATCAACCCCGCATCGCTCGAACTCGTTTCGAAGATGGTCGAGGGTACGGACACCGGCATCTGCGTCGTCTGCGACTTCCCCTTCGGGCTCTCCACGACGGAGTCCAAGGCGAAGCAGGCGGAGGAGTACTGCAGCAAGTACAAGATTATGGATCTCGACATTGTTGCGAACTACGGTCAGCTTCGCAGCGGCAACCTCGACTACGTGACGGCGGACATCAAGGCGGTCGTCGATGTCTGCCACAAGTACGGCACCGAGGTCAAGGTCATCATCGAGACCGACTCGCTCACAAAGCAGCAGATTATCGACGGTACGAAGTGCGCCGTCGCGGCGGGCGCGGACTACATCAAGTCCTCCACGGGCTTCTACACGGGCGGTGAGTGCGTCGGTGCAACACCCGAGGTCGTTCAGATCATGATGGACGCGGGTGAGGGGAAGATCAAGGTCAAGGGCTCGGGCTGCATCCGCACGCAGGAGCACTTCTTCAAGCTCATCGACATGGGCATCGATCGTATGGGCGTCGGCTATCGCTCCACGCCGGACGTTCTGAAAAAGTAA
- the tkt gene encoding transketolase — MDSMDTKCVNALRVLAADAVQKANSGHPGLPLGCAPMAYELWAHHMKHNAKNPQWANRDRFILSGGHGSSMLYALLHLFGYGLTMDDLKSFRQDGSLTSGHPEYGHTVGVEATTGPLGAGMAMAVGMAMAEAHLAAILNQPNYNIVDHYTFVLGGDGCLMEGISSEAFSLAGTLGLSKLIVLYDSNRISIEGSTDIAFTENVAERMAAFGFQTLDVPDGNDLAAIGRAIEAAKADKMRPSFITIHTEIGYGCPAKQGKASAHGEPLGVENVKALKERLGWQKLEESFYVPDEIYRHYEEAARAAAADEAAWNELFDAYSTAFPEARRHWDSYRAPVDAAALMENADFWAHGEEPQATRAISGTMLNRLKDILPQLFGGSADLAPSNKTEMKGLGDFSKKNYAGRNVHFGVRELAMAAIANGITLHGGLRSYIGTFFVFSDYIKPMARLASLMRIPVTYVLTHDSIGVGEDGPTHEPIEQLAMLRAQPNINVFRPADAIETAAGWYLAVTSTETPTALVLTRQNLPQLRGSSKEALRGGYVVSEAAGEMQGILIASGSEVSLAVAAQEALAAEGVHVRVVSMPCMELFSAQNEDYRERVLPRAVRARVAVEAASGLGWGRYVGLDGAAVTMEGFGASAPADVLFRKYGFTVENVARVMKDVIAKNYRANCGHL; from the coding sequence TTGGATTCGATGGATACAAAATGCGTGAATGCGCTTCGTGTGCTTGCGGCGGATGCCGTACAAAAGGCAAACTCCGGGCATCCCGGGCTGCCGCTCGGGTGTGCGCCGATGGCATACGAACTTTGGGCGCACCACATGAAGCACAATGCAAAAAATCCGCAGTGGGCGAACCGCGATCGCTTCATCCTCTCGGGCGGGCATGGCTCTTCCATGCTCTATGCGCTGCTCCACCTCTTCGGTTACGGGTTGACCATGGACGATCTGAAATCGTTCCGACAGGACGGCTCGCTGACGTCGGGGCATCCCGAGTATGGGCATACGGTCGGTGTCGAGGCGACGACGGGGCCCTTGGGCGCGGGTATGGCGATGGCGGTCGGCATGGCGATGGCGGAGGCGCATCTTGCAGCAATCTTGAATCAGCCGAACTACAACATTGTCGATCATTATACCTTTGTCCTCGGCGGCGACGGCTGCCTGATGGAGGGCATCTCCTCCGAGGCGTTTTCGCTTGCAGGCACGCTTGGGCTATCGAAGCTCATTGTGCTCTATGACAGCAACCGCATTTCCATCGAGGGGAGCACAGACATCGCCTTTACGGAGAATGTCGCGGAGCGCATGGCGGCGTTCGGTTTCCAGACACTCGACGTGCCTGACGGCAACGACCTCGCTGCCATTGGTAGGGCGATTGAGGCGGCAAAGGCGGACAAGATGCGTCCGTCCTTCATTACGATTCATACGGAGATCGGCTACGGCTGCCCCGCGAAGCAGGGCAAGGCAAGTGCACATGGAGAGCCGCTCGGCGTGGAGAACGTCAAGGCACTCAAGGAACGGCTCGGATGGCAGAAGCTCGAGGAGAGTTTCTATGTCCCCGATGAAATCTATCGTCATTATGAGGAGGCTGCGCGCGCGGCAGCAGCGGACGAGGCTGCATGGAACGAACTATTTGACGCATATAGCACTGCGTTTCCCGAGGCGCGGCGGCACTGGGACAGCTATCGCGCGCCCGTGGACGCGGCGGCACTTATGGAAAATGCGGACTTTTGGGCACATGGAGAGGAGCCGCAGGCAACGCGTGCCATCTCGGGGACGATGCTCAACCGCCTGAAGGACATCCTGCCGCAGCTTTTCGGCGGCAGTGCCGATCTCGCCCCGTCGAACAAGACGGAGATGAAGGGCTTGGGGGACTTCAGCAAGAAAAACTATGCAGGGCGCAACGTTCATTTTGGCGTGCGCGAGCTTGCGATGGCGGCGATTGCAAACGGCATTACGCTCCACGGAGGGCTGCGTTCCTACATCGGCACGTTCTTCGTGTTCAGCGACTACATCAAGCCGATGGCGCGCCTTGCCTCGCTTATGCGGATTCCCGTGACCTATGTGCTCACGCATGACAGTATCGGCGTCGGCGAGGACGGCCCGACCCATGAGCCAATCGAACAGCTGGCGATGCTGCGCGCGCAGCCGAACATCAACGTCTTCCGTCCGGCGGATGCGATAGAGACTGCCGCAGGATGGTATCTTGCCGTGACGAGCACCGAGACACCGACCGCACTCGTGCTCACGCGCCAGAATTTGCCGCAGCTCAGGGGCTCAAGCAAGGAAGCACTGCGAGGAGGTTATGTTGTCTCCGAGGCAGCGGGGGAAATGCAGGGCATCCTGATCGCCTCCGGCTCGGAGGTCAGCCTCGCCGTCGCGGCGCAGGAAGCACTTGCCGCCGAGGGCGTGCATGTGCGCGTCGTCTCCATGCCCTGCATGGAGCTCTTTTCGGCACAGAATGAAGACTATCGCGAGCGTGTTCTGCCGCGTGCCGTGCGGGCGCGTGTCGCCGTAGAGGCAGCATCGGGCCTCGGCTGGGGCAGATATGTCGGACTTGACGGTGCTGCGGTCACGATGGAGGGCTTCGGTGCCTCTGCACCCGCCGATGTGCTTTTCAGGAAATACGGATTCACGGTGGAGAATGTTGCACGCGTCATGAAGGACGTTATTGCGAAGAACTATCGAGCGAACTGTGGACATCTGTAA
- a CDS encoding PTS sugar transporter subunit IIA, whose product MFGIIVGTHGIFAEEILKSCEMICGEQKNVQSVTLVPGEGLDDVVKKYEAAIAELDCTDGLLFLNDLFGGSPYNAACRLVAENEAYGIVTGVNLPMLIEMVSTQCVSGKYDILALMEQACEAGKNGIQGFHVSKMEVDKDDDL is encoded by the coding sequence ATGTTTGGAATTATTGTAGGAACTCATGGAATCTTTGCCGAAGAGATTCTGAAATCTTGTGAGATGATCTGCGGTGAACAGAAGAACGTACAATCTGTGACGCTTGTGCCGGGTGAGGGACTGGACGATGTGGTAAAAAAATACGAGGCGGCTATTGCAGAGCTTGATTGTACGGATGGTTTGCTCTTCCTCAACGATCTCTTCGGTGGTAGTCCCTATAACGCCGCATGTCGTCTTGTAGCGGAGAACGAGGCGTACGGCATCGTCACAGGGGTCAATCTGCCCATGCTCATCGAGATGGTCAGTACCCAGTGCGTTAGCGGGAAATATGACATTCTCGCACTTATGGAGCAGGCTTGCGAGGCGGGCAAAAACGGAATTCAAGGCTTCCACGTCTCGAAAATGGAAGTGGATAAGGACGACGATCTCTGA
- a CDS encoding GntR family transcriptional regulator produces the protein MEKEDFTSAINMQLSSSIPIYEQLANFIRLKVRTNIFKPGDKMIPENDLCDLLGISRTTVRQAMELLVDEGLIIRYRRKGSFIAEPKMKRPINNLYNFSANMRELHAVPSSLILNQEITAADARLVEILQLPSSNPEIFQLDRLRCADGKPVLIERTTIPYYLCPGIEQHDFTMTSLYQVLSQNYALNLYHATETIAAVLLREDEAKLLRCRARDAGYKITRISHLDTGFVYEYTHSITRADMCEFQMELYRTVPGKANIPDNIQRNITL, from the coding sequence ATGGAAAAAGAGGATTTCACGAGCGCGATCAATATGCAGCTCTCGTCGAGCATTCCGATCTACGAGCAGCTGGCGAACTTCATCCGGCTCAAGGTGCGCACAAACATTTTCAAACCAGGGGACAAGATGATCCCCGAGAACGATCTGTGCGATCTGCTCGGCATCAGTCGAACAACGGTGCGGCAGGCGATGGAGCTGCTTGTGGACGAGGGGCTGATCATCCGCTATCGGCGCAAGGGCTCATTCATTGCGGAGCCGAAAATGAAGCGTCCGATCAACAACCTCTATAATTTCAGTGCGAATATGCGCGAACTGCATGCCGTTCCCTCCTCCCTCATTCTGAATCAGGAGATTACGGCGGCGGACGCACGGCTTGTGGAAATATTGCAGCTGCCCTCCTCGAATCCCGAGATCTTTCAGCTCGATCGTTTGCGCTGTGCAGACGGCAAGCCCGTCCTCATCGAGCGCACGACAATCCCCTACTATCTCTGTCCCGGCATCGAGCAGCACGACTTCACAATGACCTCCCTCTATCAGGTGCTCAGTCAGAACTATGCGCTGAACCTCTATCACGCAACGGAAACGATTGCCGCCGTCCTTCTGCGCGAGGACGAAGCGAAGCTGCTGCGCTGCCGTGCGCGCGATGCAGGCTACAAGATCACTCGCATCTCCCACCTCGACACAGGCTTTGTCTACGAGTACACACACTCCATCACGCGCGCGGATATGTGCGAGTTTCAGATGGAGCTCTACCGCACCGTGCCGGGCAAGGCGAATATTCCAGATAACATCCAACGTAATATCACATTGTAA
- a CDS encoding PTS system mannose/fructose/N-acetylgalactosamine-transporter subunit IIB — MEIAFCRIDDRLIHGQIATVWSKVTGCNRIMCCSDEVAKDEMRKKLLLQVVPPGLKGYVVPVDKAIEAYKNPKYDSFKTLFLFTNPTDVVRAIKGGIPFTSVNLGGKCYQEGDTMISSAVSVSPQDVKALLELVEMGVEVEIRKLASDTKGDLMTALRAKGLV, encoded by the coding sequence GTGGAAATTGCATTTTGCCGTATTGACGATCGGCTCATTCATGGGCAGATCGCAACTGTATGGTCGAAGGTCACAGGCTGCAACCGCATTATGTGCTGCAGCGACGAGGTCGCCAAGGATGAGATGCGCAAAAAGCTCCTGCTGCAGGTCGTACCTCCGGGGCTGAAGGGGTATGTCGTGCCTGTGGACAAGGCGATCGAGGCGTACAAGAACCCAAAGTATGACAGCTTCAAGACTCTTTTCCTGTTCACAAATCCGACGGATGTCGTGCGCGCGATAAAGGGCGGTATTCCGTTCACGTCCGTGAACCTCGGAGGAAAGTGCTATCAGGAGGGCGACACAATGATCTCCAGTGCGGTCTCCGTGAGTCCGCAGGATGTCAAGGCGCTGCTCGAGCTTGTGGAGATGGGCGTGGAGGTCGAGATTCGCAAGCTCGCAAGCGATACGAAGGGGGATCTCATGACGGCACTGCGCGCCAAGGGACTTGTCTGA